The following coding sequences are from one Microbacterium wangchenii window:
- a CDS encoding response regulator transcription factor, with protein MTRVLIVEDEPDLADPLAYLLRREGYEVEIAGDGGHALTAFRERGADIVLLDLMLPGMPGTEVCRQLRATSRVPIIMLTAKDSEVDIVVGLELGADDYVTKPYSARELLARMRAVLRRYAQDEPSLDDRILTGGRVTLDIDRHAVAVDGTEINMPLKEFELLEVLMRNAGRVLTRGQLIDRVWGTDYFGDTKTLDVHVKRIRSRIESDPSDPRMLVTVRGLGYRFEA; from the coding sequence ATGACCCGCGTGCTGATCGTCGAGGACGAGCCGGATCTGGCCGACCCCCTGGCCTACCTGCTGCGTCGCGAGGGGTACGAGGTGGAGATCGCCGGCGACGGCGGTCACGCCCTCACCGCCTTCCGCGAGCGTGGGGCGGACATCGTGCTGCTGGATCTCATGCTGCCCGGGATGCCGGGGACGGAGGTGTGCCGGCAGCTGCGAGCCACCTCCCGCGTTCCCATCATCATGCTGACGGCGAAGGATTCCGAGGTCGACATCGTCGTCGGGCTCGAGCTGGGTGCGGACGACTACGTCACCAAGCCCTACTCCGCCCGCGAGCTGCTCGCCCGGATGCGCGCGGTGCTGCGTCGCTACGCGCAGGACGAGCCGTCGCTGGATGACCGCATCCTCACCGGCGGACGCGTCACCCTCGACATCGATCGCCACGCGGTCGCCGTCGACGGCACCGAGATCAACATGCCCCTCAAGGAGTTCGAGCTCCTGGAAGTGCTCATGCGCAACGCGGGGCGCGTGCTGACGCGCGGGCAGCTGATCGATCGCGTGTGGGGGACGGACTACTTCGGCGACACCAAGACGCTGGACGTGCACGTCAAGCGCATCCGCTCGCGGATCGAGTCCGATCCCAGCGACCCGCGCATGCTCGTCACCGTGCGCGGTCTCGGGTACCGCTTCGAAGCCTGA
- a CDS encoding sensor histidine kinase: MDRTQLVLLALILGVVVGGSVVLLIAYAFRLRDRQRAETSSHVPDGVTLVLRAMDDPAFVSDASSTVLAASAPVGVFGIRVGDVIPGEELRHVARAARDTGAPVVRNLRLRRGPAPAEPRLVAARAASISPRLTLVVLRDITEQERVEEMRRDFVANTSHELKTPVGAVSLLSEAIEMAADDPAQVRIFAARLTAEAARLAALTARIMSLSRLQASDELREVRDVSVDEVVTSAVEAHALQADSASVTLVRGGTRGLHVRGDAQVLSEAVGNLIANAIAYSPAGSSVGVGVREADGVVEIAVTDRGIGIPEAEQQRIFERFYRADQARSRSTGGTGLGLSIVKHAVQRHGGEVRLWSAPGRGSTFTVRLPAATPESDPPQPKPVRKDRRRRVLTHPTPTERDSV; encoded by the coding sequence ATGGATCGAACGCAGCTCGTGCTGCTGGCTCTCATCCTGGGAGTCGTCGTCGGGGGTTCCGTCGTCCTTCTCATCGCCTACGCGTTCCGGCTCCGGGACCGGCAGCGCGCCGAGACGTCGTCGCACGTCCCCGACGGAGTGACGCTGGTGCTGCGGGCGATGGATGATCCGGCGTTCGTGTCCGACGCCTCTTCGACCGTGCTCGCCGCCTCCGCGCCGGTCGGAGTCTTCGGCATCCGCGTCGGCGACGTCATCCCCGGCGAGGAGTTGCGTCACGTGGCTCGTGCCGCGCGGGACACCGGCGCCCCGGTGGTGCGGAACCTGCGGCTGCGGCGCGGCCCGGCACCGGCAGAGCCGCGCCTGGTGGCGGCGCGGGCGGCGAGCATCTCCCCGCGCCTGACGCTCGTGGTGCTCCGCGACATCACCGAGCAGGAGCGGGTGGAGGAGATGCGCCGCGATTTCGTGGCCAACACCAGTCACGAGCTGAAGACCCCGGTCGGGGCGGTGAGCCTGTTGTCGGAAGCGATCGAGATGGCCGCCGACGACCCGGCGCAGGTGCGGATCTTCGCCGCGCGCCTCACGGCGGAGGCAGCTCGCCTGGCCGCTCTCACCGCCCGGATCATGAGCCTGTCGCGCCTGCAGGCCTCGGACGAACTCCGGGAGGTGCGCGACGTATCCGTGGATGAGGTGGTCACCAGTGCCGTGGAGGCCCACGCGCTGCAGGCCGACTCGGCGTCGGTCACGCTCGTGCGCGGGGGGACGCGCGGCCTGCACGTGCGCGGCGACGCGCAGGTGCTCTCGGAGGCCGTGGGCAACCTCATCGCCAACGCCATCGCCTACTCGCCGGCCGGTTCCAGCGTGGGCGTGGGGGTGAGAGAGGCCGACGGCGTCGTGGAGATCGCCGTCACCGACCGCGGCATCGGCATCCCCGAGGCGGAGCAACAGCGCATCTTCGAGCGCTTCTACCGTGCCGACCAGGCGCGCTCGCGCAGCACCGGCGGCACAGGGCTGGGCTTGTCGATCGTCAAGCACGCCGTGCAGCGCCACGGCGGGGAGGTGCGCCTGTGGTCGGCCCCCGGCCGCGGGTCCACCTTCACGGTCCGTCTTCCGGCCGCGACCCCCGAGAGCGACCCGCCGCAGCCGAAGCCCGTGCGTAAGGACCGCCGCAGGAGGGTCCTCACCCACCCCACGCCCACCGAGAGGGATTCCGTATGA